The Castor canadensis chromosome 13, mCasCan1.hap1v2, whole genome shotgun sequence genome has a window encoding:
- the Plpp6 gene encoding polyisoprenoid diphosphate/phosphate phosphohydrolase PLPP6, whose amino-acid sequence MLSPRRSVQGRPQGASTASSSSGGPGSPAHGGGGRFEFQALLSSRAAGTDPACARLRACESPVHRRGSFPLAAAGPAQAPPPPLPEEDRIALNPSFLGIALRSLLAIDLWLSKKLGVCAGESSSWGSVRPLMKLLEISGHGILWLLGTFYCLCRSDSWAGREVLMNLLFAQLLDLGLVALIKGLVRRRRPAHNQMDMFCTLSVDKYSFPSGHATRAALMSRFILNHLVLAIPLRVLMILWAFIVGLSRVMLGRHNVTDVAVGFFLGYMQYSIVDYFWLSPHNVPVLFVLWNQQ is encoded by the coding sequence ATGCTGAGCCCCCGGAGGAGCGTCCAGGGACGGCCGCAGGGCGCTTCCACCGCGAGCAGTAGCAGCGGCGGCCCCGGCAGCCCGGCCCACGGCGGCGGCGGCAGGTTCGAGTTCCAGGCCCTGCTGAGCAGCCGCGCGGCGGGCACCGACCCCGCCTGCGCCCGGCTCCGCGCGTGCGAGAGCCCCGTGCACCGCCGCGGCTCCTTCCCGCTGGCCGCCGCCGGGCCCGCGCAGGCGCCACCGCCCCCGCTGCCCGAGGAGGATCGCATCGCCCTGAACCCGTCCTTCCTGGGCATCGCCCTGCGCTCCCTGCTGGCCATCGACCTGTGGCTGTCCAAGAAGCTGGGGGTGTGCGCCGGGGAAAGCTCGTCCTGGGGCAGCGTGCGTCCCCTCATGAAGCTGCTGGAGATCTCGGGACATGGTATCCTCTGGCTGCTGGGCACCTTCTACTGCTTGTGCAGGAGCGACAGCTGGGCCGGGCGGGAGGTGCTGATGAACCTGCTTTTCGCCCAGCTGCTGGACCTGGGGCTGGTGGCCCTCATCAAAGGGCTGGTCCGTAGGCGCCGCCCGGCTCACAATCAGATGGACATGTTTTGCACCCTCTCGGTGGACAAGTACTCCTTCCCTTCGGGCCACGCCACAAGGGCCGCTCTGATGTCGCGGTTCATCCTGAACCATCTGGTACTGGCCATTCCACTGAGGGTGCTGATGATACTGTGGGCCTTCATCGTAGGTCTCTCCAGGGTCATGCTCGGGAGGCACAATGTCACCGACGTGGCTGTTGGCTTTTTTCTGGGCTACATGCAGTACAGCATTGTGGACTATTTCTGGCTCTCACCCCACAATGTCCCGGTCCTCTTTGTACTGTGGAATCAACAGTGA